From one Xiphophorus hellerii strain 12219 chromosome 18, Xiphophorus_hellerii-4.1, whole genome shotgun sequence genomic stretch:
- the LOC116707947 gene encoding insulin-like growth factor-binding protein complex acid labile subunit, whose translation MFFCVLLQLTMLAALTLASLGLLARASDLCPPACRCFDNLTTADCRDKGLTQIPPLPAGTLKLFILNNKIEEIPENGLNELQVLDLTQNQLSASLNPVWPAMTNLTKLLLRDNDLASLHPAQFLNCPALVFLDLSKNHIKHLTPGFLYGLANLKTLLLSHNQIETLQAEVLDNVVGLTELHLDFNRLREIESGVFRSSAMLRKLDLSNNRIVKVEDGSFRGAAGLKHLDLSGNQLVTIPADSFLLSDSGSESEPARLSPKRSLQRPGQTQVSGSLQEPTDRTPAGCFQEFEQSVGSAAGRKPDLNAAAGGFRRVAQTSRPAAVSKPHPGAPPCSVRQHAVSAEPSAGPQRPDAAYQRAFSTSSRRSKSFTCNTTASLSSTSQSLTGLPKVTRVDLSNNRISSLHSDQFRELSRLKDLKLDGNQLVKLPSNLFTALGKLVTLDLGHNNLSELSSDTFKGLIHLKNLILSFNSLHSVHYNAFQDLGSLHTLLLQNNSLESLTPELFHPLPKLRELNLDGNKLGRLNPRLFQRLKDLQELSLKSNRLLSLETKTLKPLKKLSLIYLSDNMWNCTSVDIFYLCNWVKVNTEKLNDKPVCYFGSESKSPIFLLDHCAAAARCPPSFPLQLLSVLTPSLIAVAHSFL comes from the exons atgtttttctgtgttttgctgcagctgaCGATGCTAGCAGCGCTAACTCTGGCCTCTCTGGGCCTCTTGGCGCGGGCGTCGGACCTCTGCCCGCCCGCCTGCCGCTGCTTCGACAACCTGACCACGGCTGACTGCCGGGACAAAGGCCTGACCCAGATACCGCCGCTACCGGCCGGAACGCTGAAGCTCTTCATCTTGAACAACAAGATCGAGGAAATACCCGAGAACGGGCTGAATGAGCTGCAG GTCCTGGACCTGACCCAGAACCAGCTCAGTGCCTCTCTGAACCCGGTTTGGCCCGCTATGACCAACCTGACCAAGCTGCTGCTGCGTGACAACGACCTGGCGTCTCTGCATCCGGCCCAGTTCCTGAACTGCCCCGCCCTCGTCTTCTTGGACCTGAGTAAGAACCACATCAAGCATCTGACGCCGGGGTTCCTCTATGGCTTGGCCAATCTGAAGACGCTGCTCCTGAGCCACAACCAGATCGAAACGCTGCAGGCGGAGGTTCTGGACAACGTCGTCGGCCTCACAGAGCTCCACCTGGACTTCAACAGGTTGAGGGAAATAGAGAGCGGCGTCTTCAGGAGCTCCGCCATGTTGCGGAAGTTGGATTTGTCCAACAACCGGATAGTAAAAGTGGAGGATGGGAGTTTCAGAGGAGCGGCTGGTTTGAAACATCTGGATCTGAGTGGAAACCAGCTGGTCACCATTCCAGCTgattcctttctcctctctgac TCTGGATCTGAGTCGGAACCAGCTCGCCTCTCTCCCAAACGAAGTCTTCAAAGACCTGGCCAAACTCAGGTTTCTGGATCTCTACAGGAACCGACTGACAGAACTCCCGCCGGATGTTTTCAGGAGTTTGAACAATCTGTCGGATCTGCAGCTGGACGGAAACCAGATCTCAACGCTGCAGCCGGAGGTTTTCGCCGCGTCGCACAAACTTCAAGACCTGCTGCTGTCTCAAAACCACATCCTGGAGCTCCACCCTGCTCTGTTCGCCAACATGCCGTCTCTGCAGAACCTTCAGCTGGCCCACAACGCCCTGACGCTGCTTACCAGAGGGCCTTTTCCACAAGCTCCAGGCGCTCAAAGAGCTTCACCTGCAATACAACCGCATCGCTTTCCTCCACAAGTCAGTCTTTGACAGGTTTACCAAAAGTAACCAGAGTGGATCTCTCCAACAACCGTATTTCATCTCTACACTCAGACCAGTTCAGGGAGCTTTCCAGGTTAAAAGACTTGAAACTGGACGGAAACCAGTTGGTTAAGCTTCCCTCAAATCTTTTCACTGCTCTTGGGAAACTTGTGACGCTGGATCTGGGCCACAATAATCTCTCGGAGTTGTCCTCAGACACTTTCAAAGGGTTGATCCACCTTAAGAACCTGATTCTGAGCTTCAACTCGCTCCACAGCGTCCACTACAACGCCTTCCAGGATCTGGGCAGCCTCCACACACTGCTGCTGCAGAACAACAGCTTGGAGAGTTTAACCCCTGAGCTCTTCCACCCGCTGCCAAAGCTCAGGGAGCTGAACCTGGACGGAAACAAGCTGGGTCGCCTCAATCCTCGTCTCTTTCAGAGGCTTAAAGACCTCCAGGAGCTGAGCCTGAAGTCCAACCGGCTCCTGTCTTTAGAGACCAAGACTCTGAAGCCTCTAAAGAAGCTTTCACTCATCTACCTCTCTGATAATATGTGGAACTGTACAAGTGTTGATATTTTCTACTTGTGCAACTGGGTTAAggtaaatacagaaaaactaaaCGATAAGCCGGTCTGCTACTTCGGGTCCGAATCAAAGTCGCCCATCTTCTTACTGGATCACTGCGCTGCCGCTGCGCGCTGCCCGCCTTCGTTTCCTCTACAACTGCTGAGCGTCCTGACGccttctctcatcgctgtagcCCACAGCTTCCTCTGA